The Fulvivirga maritima genome segment CCAAAATGATTTTCTAATGTGTTTCATGTATAGCTGAAACAATGTCCAGCAGGCAGTGATATAGAGCAATACTGAAGAAAGTTGCCTGATTACTTCTATGGATGAATCCACTGACACACGGAGCATTAACGGAAATGATATTACACAGGAAAAGGCCAGGATAAATATTATACCTACGGACCAACTTTTATCTTTCATATTTCAACTTATCCTAATTTTATAGAATGGCAATTCGTGCATTAACTTAGTTTAGGCTTAATACAACTGAAGCTACATTATTTGCTTGAAAATAGAGCTTATGTGAAATAATATTTAAAAAATCAAAATTGGTATTTCGCCATTAATACCATTCTTGAAGGGGTAATTATAAGTACAAGGCTTTAAGATTGATTTCCGAATTATAATGAAACGGGCATAAGTTCTGATGAAGAGTCCTAAATACTTATTTAAATCTATTGAGGATGTAGCCCTTTAATTAATGATATGACAAAAAAATGCCACCTATTTTTCAAAGTGATTATTTATCAATTTGAAAATTAAAGGCGGCATTTGAAATGTTATTGAAACTAGTAGGGGAGAGGTGATTTATGCCATTTCTACTAATTTCCTGCTATACTGTTATCTACGCTTATAATTTCTATCTCAGTTCTTCTGTTAATCTCTCTACCATCTTCTTCATCATCGTTAGATACCAGCGGTCTTTCTTCTCCAAAACCTTTTGCTGATAATCTGTTAGGATCAATGTTATGGCTGATCAGGTAGTCTACTACCGACTGTGCTCTCTTTTTAGATAGCACTTTGTTATACACAGCATTACCTATGTTGTCAGTATGGCCGTTAATCTGTACGGTCATTTTAGGGTTCTCAGAAAGGAGTGATCTGATTTGGAATAATTCCGCTAATGATTCCGTTCTCAGATCAGACTTACCAGTATCGAAGAAAATGTTTTTAAGGATAACTTTTGAACCTACTTCAGCTTTTTGAAGTAGAATGTGAGTATCTAGCTCAGGCATTTCTGTGTTTTTAGGTATGCTAAAGTTAATAGAGTTGAAGAGGTATCCTAACCTGGTGGTGGTAACACCGTAGTTACCTCCATGCGGGATTATCAATTCAAAATCACCACTTACGGGATCTGATTTAACCTCTGCCAAAATAGTGTTGGATTCGTTATCTATCAACTTCATGGTAGCATATAGCGGCTTGGCATCACCGGCGTCTATTACCTTACCTTTCAAAATAGTTACTACACCTTTTTCTTTTTGTTCGTTGATAAAGTCTTCATCAAAGTATTTTACACTGGCCTTTTCTATTACTTCAGCTTCTTCAGCAGAAGGAACGGCTACTTGTGCTACCGGTGATTGTACTTCATCCACAAACGGTTTTTCTACAGCCAGAGGAGCAGATTTTTCTTCTTCTGGCTCAGGTTCAGGCTCCTGAACTTCCTGTCTCGGAGTCTCTACTTGTGCTACTTGCTCTTCTACCTCAATTTCTTCTTCCACTTCAGGCTCTTGCTCTACTACTGGCTCTTTATCTTCTTTTGGTTTTTCCTGTACTGTAGTAGGAGAGGTGGTTTTAGGTGTTACCACCGCTACCTCTTCTTTTGTATCTATTACTGGAGTTTCAGGCTCGGCAGTGGTCTTGGTTTCTTCAGGTTCTGCTTTAGCAACGGTTATTTCCGGCTCTACTTCCACTTCTCTGGCAGGTGCGCTTACTTCTTCCTGTTGGGTAGGCTCTTCTTCCAGCCTGGCTATTACCTGAGGATCTACATCAGGAGACACTTCCGGTCTTTCACCTTCTGGCCATTCATGAAAAATGATCTCATAGATATCAGCATCGCCTTCGCCATCGGGCTGAGATGAGGCATAGTATCCGTGCTTGTTATCAGGTGAAATGGTGAAATAATTATCATTAAATACGGTATTAATAGGATAGCCCATATTTACAGGCTCCTGATATCGGCCGTTAATTACTCGACTGTAATAAATGTCATTGCCACCCATTCCTGTATGGCCATTAGAGCCGAAGTAAAGAGTTTTGCCATCAGGTGAAATATAAGGCGAATCTTCGCTGAAATTAGTATTGATAGTGGGACCGAGGTTAACAGGCGTACTCCATTCTCCATTTTCTCTTAAATCAGTTCTATAGATATCTAGTCCTCCTATTCCGCCGGGGCGATCACTACTAAAGTAGATAGTTTTACCATCAGCAGTAATAGAGGCCGAAGTCTCCCAAAATACAGAGTTAATTTTGTCAGTCATTCTTTCTGGCTCTGACCAGAGGTTATTTTCTTTTGTAGCGGCATAGATGTTTCCACCACCTCTTTCATAATACAAGTACAAGGTCTTACCATCAGGGGAAATGGAGCAGGCAGCATCATGATACTTGATATTAATCTTAGGGCTTATCTTTTTAGGATCATCCCATTGGCCATTTCTTTTGTGAGAAATGTAAATGTCTTCATAATAGCTGCCATCAGTAAGTCTAAGACCTCCGGTAGAACCATTACGGCTGGAGGTGAAGATTAAAAAACGTCCTTTAGGATCTATAATAGGCGCATAATCATTATAACGGCTGTTGATGGGCTCTCTCAGGTTTCTTACCTCTGTGTTTTGCTTTTTGGCAATAGAGGCCATACCAAAGTCACATTCCTTAATTTTTCTTAAGGCCTTTGCTTCATTCTTCTTCTTGAGATCTTTATAGATATGAAATACTTTCTTAGCCTTT includes the following:
- a CDS encoding OmpA family protein, which encodes MRRRVIGFLLIFQLLFALTSGYSQSHKFYLKRGKKYYKIGAYDRAIGDFKRAARIRKGNATITYHLGLAYLGAGDVDQALKNLEKVYLLNPKIDREITYYLGIAYQYQYDLEKAKKVFHIYKDLKKKNEAKALRKIKECDFGMASIAKKQNTEVRNLREPINSRYNDYAPIIDPKGRFLIFTSSRNGSTGGLRLTDGSYYEDIYISHKRNGQWDDPKKISPKINIKYHDAACSISPDGKTLYLYYERGGGNIYAATKENNLWSEPERMTDKINSVFWETSASITADGKTIYFSSDRPGGIGGLDIYRTDLRENGEWSTPVNLGPTINTNFSEDSPYISPDGKTLYFGSNGHTGMGGNDIYYSRVINGRYQEPVNMGYPINTVFNDNYFTISPDNKHGYYASSQPDGEGDADIYEIIFHEWPEGERPEVSPDVDPQVIARLEEEPTQQEEVSAPAREVEVEPEITVAKAEPEETKTTAEPETPVIDTKEEVAVVTPKTTSPTTVQEKPKEDKEPVVEQEPEVEEEIEVEEQVAQVETPRQEVQEPEPEPEEEKSAPLAVEKPFVDEVQSPVAQVAVPSAEEAEVIEKASVKYFDEDFINEQKEKGVVTILKGKVIDAGDAKPLYATMKLIDNESNTILAEVKSDPVSGDFELIIPHGGNYGVTTTRLGYLFNSINFSIPKNTEMPELDTHILLQKAEVGSKVILKNIFFDTGKSDLRTESLAELFQIRSLLSENPKMTVQINGHTDNIGNAVYNKVLSKKRAQSVVDYLISHNIDPNRLSAKGFGEERPLVSNDDEEDGREINRRTEIEIISVDNSIAGN